A portion of the Leptospira mtsangambouensis genome contains these proteins:
- a CDS encoding phasin-related domain-containing protein translates to MEKLVMDVVNAGIALFRSGEEKLKTAVVDLEKVYNDLKSKGELDKSAESQKIRDLLSKTISDAQGAIGKTNASYDEVLAKLQANYQSIYQQIDTAIPPQVKEKLKQTLDELKVLIEKAKSK, encoded by the coding sequence ATGGAAAAATTGGTTATGGATGTTGTCAATGCTGGAATTGCTCTGTTTCGCTCCGGAGAAGAAAAGTTAAAAACAGCAGTTGTTGATTTAGAAAAAGTTTATAATGATCTAAAGTCGAAAGGGGAATTGGATAAATCCGCTGAGTCCCAAAAGATACGTGACCTTTTAAGCAAAACGATTTCTGATGCACAAGGTGCCATTGGAAAAACAAACGCAAGTTATGACGAAGTTCTCGCAAAACTTCAGGCTAATTACCAATCAATTTATCAACAAATTGATACGGCAATCCCTCCTCAAGTGAAAGAGAAGTTAAAACAAACGTTAGATGAATTAAAAGTCCTAATTGAAAAAGCAAAATCGAAATAA